Proteins from one Prevotella sp. E2-28 genomic window:
- a CDS encoding helix-turn-helix domain-containing protein, with protein MIKLDEKKLAGLKTGSQHLAETYGEKGTPSREEFEAKAKAWYYAELLRDERKRQKLTQQQLGERIGKKREYISSLEQGQTDMQLSTFMLIANALGLRFSLVVG; from the coding sequence ATGATAAAGCTTGACGAAAAGAAGTTGGCCGGTTTGAAAACTGGTTCACAGCATTTGGCAGAGACATATGGTGAGAAAGGGACTCCCAGTCGTGAGGAGTTTGAGGCAAAGGCCAAGGCTTGGTACTATGCAGAGTTGCTGCGTGACGAGCGCAAGCGCCAGAAACTGACTCAGCAGCAGTTAGGCGAGCGCATCGGCAAGAAACGCGAGTATATATCTTCGCTTGAGCAGGGACAGACTGATATGCAGCTCTCGACATTCATGCTTATTGCGAATGCATTAGGACTGAGATTTTCATTGGTCGTTGGCTAA